In the Pseudomonadota bacterium genome, ATGAAGTTTTTTCAATAACCGGTATCATAACTATATCTCCATTCCAAGACGATAACCATCGTGTATAGCGTTGAGCAGCCTTCTCGGCTTTTTTGCATCACCGATAAAATAGACCTCTTTTTTACCTTTATCCAGAATATTGCTCCAGCCTGATGCAATATTCCTCTGCGCTATAACAATGCTGTCAAACCCTATCGTCTTGACTTCTCCCTTAACTGTAATACTCAATTCATTCTCGTTTACTGCCGTGACTTTTGAGTTCAACATGATATTCGCCTTTTTCTTTTTTAATAATTGTATGTACTGCCACAGATAAAAGGGATTCACATCACGACCAAGCTTGCCGCTGCTTTCTACAATCGTAATATTGTATTCCCCGTTTTTTAAAAGATAAATTGCCGTGCCAAGCCCCGCACCTTCGCCGCCAATAATTGCTACGCGTCTCCCAGGCATTATCCCTTTTTCCATAATGTCATTCGGGGTTAATGTTTTTATCGAAAACAATGCGGCAGGTATGTTAATATCAGCGCCTGCAGCAATTATGACTGTGTCTGCATCGCTTTCATCAAACATTCGAGAGGTAAATTCAACACCAAGCCTTATATCAACACCGTTACGCCGGCATTCGCCTTCAAGATATCTGACCGGCCTCATCAATTCTATTGCTCCTTCATCAACCTTTGATGCAAGTATTATACTCCCGCCCAAGTAATCGCCCTTCTCGTAGAGCGTAACTTTATGACCTCTTTTTGCCGCCACAGCAGCGCACTGCAATCCTGCCGGCCCTCCTCCGATAATAATGATATTCTTCCTCTTTTCTACAGAGGCAAAACCGTAGTATCCCCATTTGTCTTCATTTTCATGACCCAAGGACGGTCTTACAGAGCACATAATGGGCTGGTGAAAATAAAGGCGTGAAAAGCAGACATTGCAGGCAATACAGGGAATAATCTCATCCTCCCTGCCCTCTTCAGCCTTCCGGGTGATTTCGGGGTCGGCGATCATGGGACGGCACGCCTCCCAGAAGTCAATTTTGCCTTCAGCAATTGCCCGCTCCGGTATCTCCGGCAGAAACTGGCGGAAAGCCATCATGACCGGGACATTTACCACCTTCTTTATTGTCTCAGCCACATAGAGCCAATGCCCCATAGGCACATCCCTTGTGATTACCGATTGGGAAGACTCGTGCCAGCCTATAGTTACACTCAGGTAATCCGCCCCGGCCTCTGCTGCAAGGCGAAAGCTCTCTATGCTCTCTTCGACGGCATTCCCTCCCCGGTCATCAAGAAGCTCAAGACCACATAAACGGATGCCTACAGGCACGGCACTGCCCACTTCCGCTTTGACACCCTGTATAATTTCCATCATAAGGCGGCATCTGGCCCGTATATCACCACAGTACTCGTCCTGTCGTTTATTTGTGTAGCGTGAAATAAATGTAGAGATGAGGTAGCCCACTATACCAGACAGCTCTATTATGTCGTAGCCTGCTTTCACTGCCCTTCGTGCAGCCTTTATATGGTCATTTACCGATTCTTTTATCTCTTTTGCCGTAATTTCTCTCGGAGCTTTAAAATATGACAGTTTCTGAGGCACAATTGACGGCATGAGACAATAATCAAGGTCTACGCCCCCTTCCCTTCCGCAATGCAAAATCTGAATGCAGGATAATGCCCCGTTGTCCTTAATAACTTCGGCAATCCGTGCAAGTCCTGGTATAAAACGGTCATCGTCAATGCTCATCATACCCTTAAAGCCCTTACCCTCTCCTTTTGAGTCCGGATATGCGCCCTGGGTAGTTACAATCCCTGCTCCGCCTTTTGCCTGCGCCTCCATGTATGCCACTTCCCTATCGGAGACATAACCGTCGCCGTAATTGAAATTTGTCTCGGTTGCAGCATATTTAATACGGTTCTTTATTATAAGGGGCCCGATGCGTCCCAATGAAAAAATATGGGGGTATTTCTCCATGTGTTTTCCTTTTTATTTTATTCCGGCTTTCTGAATATTGCTTTATCATAGTGAGCATCTGGAAGTCAAGCAGCTCACAGAAACTCGTATCGTATCTTAACTGCAGTGAATAGTCGTTAGTGAATAGCGTTTCTCACACCTGAGGGGGTCTTTTCTTGCCATATAGGATCATAGGCACCTGTTGTTGTACAAAACACAAAAAAACTGTAGTTCATCAAGGAGTTTTTCAATGTCTTCTCTTATGTATGTTCCAAGGCCTTTTTCAAAAGTTGCCTTCATGGATACAAGACCTTTAACCTGTTTTTTAGCGGGCATGGGCTTCTTATTAGCAGGGTCAGGTTTGACATTTTTGTATGCGATGAACATTCTTCCCAGTATGGTATTAGTTACAGGCGTCTTCATGACAGCATCGAATATTTTTATACGATCAGGGCATTCGAGTTTTGCAGCAAAAATATACCCCTGGGAAACAGAGAGATTTCCTGCCTGAATTGCTGCCTGAATTTCAGGATGCAGTTTTAAAAGTGAAATTGTGCGATGCATCGTCTGTATTGATTTTGCAGAGATTTTAGAAATTGTTCTCACAGTGAGAACAATTTCCTCCGGGAGGGTTTCAGGCTTAAAATTATACCTTACTAACTCGCTCATCGCCCCGGCCACATCATACCCCTTATCAGGATGTTTTGCCTGGATATATAAAATTATGCCTTTCGCCTGATCCATGGGATTAAAGTCTTCACGCTGGAGATTCTCTGTAAGTTGAAGGGCTATGATCTCATCTATTTCCCTGCCTGCTTCTATAACCCGTATTGGTACGGATTCAAGTCCGAGTTGCCGGGAATGTACAGAAACTCAGGGTTTACACATGTCTTCTTCGTTGCCATATCGCCCTTTTTTTTATTAATATCGAAGCCTTACAGATACTCCGTATGACTGCTTAATGGTCAGACATGTGCATAGCAGCTTTTTGGAATATCTTTTCCATAATCATTTTGTTTTTTCTGATAAAACTGAATTTTAATATAAATTCAACCGGTTTTGGCATGTCAATAATATTTTGATTTACTATTTTTTGAGTTTTATTTGAACATTTCCCATATTTTACCAGTTCTTCCCCTGCCTTAATAAATGCTTCATAGACAAACCTAATTTTTGGGTATTTGGTTTCTTTTTCCTTATCTTTACCGTGTCCTACCAGCAAGCCTGATTTTCTTACTAAAATGCCTACTAAAGGAGCATCAAGAAATTTCGAAAAGGTTTTAAAATACGAGATAACATTTTTTGATGTTTCAGATTCAAAATTATCCTGACAGGTCAGAAGAACAAAAGGTTTGGAAATCAATTTTCTTTCTATATGATGAAAAAACAGTCCTGAATCTGACAATGCAAGTATTGATGAATCACCGGTTGACGTTACTCTATCCAGGAAGACTTTCATCAATCCGGTCATATTGAATATATATATCGGCGTCGCATAAACAAGTATATCAGCGGTTCTCATAATATCAAACAGCTTGCCGACATCGTCTTTTTCATCATAAACACATTTCAGATAACTTTTTTGAGTATGACATACCCGGCAGCCCAGACAATGATTGATTCTTTGTTCGGCAAGAACTATTGACTCACATTGGGCGCCGGCATTTACGGCACCTTCAAAAAGTTTGTCAATGAGAAATTGTGTATATCCGTTCTTTCCACGATGACTTCCATTGATAGCAACTATTTTCATATTATTTCATCCTCTGACTTCTCAACTACCTTCGCTTACCGTCAAATAATGGATACCAAAATGTTCCCGGGGAAGTCAAGAAAGTATTATAAATGTCTGTCGTCGTAAAATATCTGCTGCTGTGCGTTCCCGCGGGCGGTTATTGGAATCATACAGTTTATAAGGGAGCAAAAAGTGTTCCGGCATAGAATTGGTTAGGGCAACCACGTGATAGCACTAATAACCCCAAAGAGGAGTGGGATTCCAGGCTTGCAGCATATATATAGTTTCAGGGAGATTGAACAAGCAATAAAGACAACTTCTTAATGTTCTTTGCTATATGGTAAAATTTATTGTGACTGACTGTAAATTTAGGTAGTTAGTATCAAAATCAAAATATATTTTCAACTTATATTGACCGGGGATACTATTTGAATTGAAATTTAATATATCCGTTAATGCGCCCGGTTGTACCTGAAAACCCCAGTCATATCCATAAGGTACTTTTGCGCTCGATAGACCGGTACAGCCTGCCCCGCTGAATGTCGGTATACAAATTCCTCTATCTACTCCGGAACCGCTAAGATTTGGATTCGTCCCATCAGATGTATATGAATATCCTAAAATTCCCCCAAGATAAATATTCCGCAAACGATTACTTGTACTACCCCCATCTCTGTTCAGTTCAATATATTTTATATAAATCGAGTTATCGAAAAGGTTTGTCATGGGTATTGAAACACTTCTGCTAGCCAATTCTCCTCCGGGGCACGAAATAGTGTTGCAGTTGGCGTCTAAACATCCCTGTACCGGTTGCTGACAGGTAGCATCCACAATCGGAGTAATAACCAAGCCACTCCCCTGTGAATAACCTGCAAATTTCTCAATTCTTACTTCTCTCTTTCCGACACCGCATTCGCCAGTTGATTTAAGGGCATAATTTGAAGTCGGCGGATTGCCAAGATATTGAACTGTGAACCTGCCCTCCCCAAAATTAATCGTTATTGCATTTCCAGGCGATAACGGGTTTGCAGGATTTAAAAAAGCCCCCGGATTTTCTGTTTTATATCGAATAGCAAATTCAACCCCGGCATTTGCGAGGTTCAGTGCCTGATAAGTCTTAACCGCAACAGGGTAGCTTCTCTGTTTAACATCCATAAAGGAAACAATACCGGCGCCGATAATGCCGACAGCAACGATAATTCCCATAAGAATAATAAGAGTCATGCCTTTATCAGTAAATTCTATCTTCATAGCAACCCCCGAAATCCCTCCCTGTAAATACACAATTGCCTGTTGTCGTATAATTCTTCGGACAAATGTTTGTAACATAGTTCTGTGTAAGGCCGCCCTGAGAAACTGAAACCGCTACCTGTACAGCAGCGTTTTGCGGTAATACCCCTGTTGGCGTAACAGTAAAATTTGTTATATTCCTGCCTATAATCTTGTTAACCGTATAGCTTGCGCTTGAAGTACCGGAATCTCTGTAAATGTCTGTGCCTGATAACCTGAATCTCACATATATATTACTGCTGCTGTCTGTCGCAATGGCATGACTTCTCTGGAAGGCAATGATGCTGCCTGCAACAGTAACCGACTTTGCATCCCTTATTTCCCTGGAGATTCTTTCAGCTATATATGCAGCTTCCTGATGAATAGTTCTCTGACTTTCCATTGACGTATAAACCTTCGTAAGATTAATAAAAAAAGAAAAGGTAAATAAAGCAATAACAGAGAGGATAACGATGGTTATTATCATCTCCATAAGCGTAAAGCCATGGCATTGTTTGAGAACGCTTATATACCCTTTAAAATGGTCTTTGCGTGACAATGGTAGATACCGTATATTCATAATTGTTCGGCTCTTTCACATAAACAACAATTTTTTTATATTTCGTATAATCTGTTATTGGAGGACTGATTGTAGATATATCAGCCGGGGCCAATTGATTAATCGTCCATCTCCATTGATAACCTGTATTCCCGGGCACTGTAATATATGTTGCCTGTGCTGCAGGAAGGCTGATGAACGGATTTCGCGTTATGTCTTCCATCTTCTGCTCTGCTATAAACCTTGCCTTTGTGATTGATTCCGGGGCAGTCCCGCTCTTTATCGCCCCTGAAAATCCGATAAAAGCAAGGGGCACAAATATCCCTGCAATAACGATAAACATTATGAGCTCAATCATTGTGAATCCTTCTCTCTTCAAGGCAGTTCCTCTACTTTTCCCGTAATTGCCCATACCTTTATCTGCTTCGGCCCTATTGCGATTGTCTGGTCTCCACCCGCAGTGGGTTCTCCAAGGGAGTTAAAAGTAAACGTTATTGTTGTGCCTGCAACAGCGTTTCCCGGAAATGTCCTGGGTTCTCCAGCCATATTATAAGCACCGGAACCATTCGTAAATAAAATGCTCTTAGGGGACATAGTGCCCATTGCAAGAGTTTGAACATATTGGATATCCGCAGCCGCCTGGTCCACTCCTGCAACAGTGCTTGTTTCAGAAGTGGAAAAAAATCTGTATCCTATGGATATGGCAAGTATACCGATAATAATAATTACAATGATTGTCTCAAGTAATGTAAAACCCTGTGAACAAGATTTTGAATTTTGAATTTTGAATTTTGAATTGAAAAGCAAAAACATTACTGGGAACGGGCGGCGTATCACGTACAGTAGAGAATTATGTCTTAATGCTGAACCCTTACCGCCGACATCTGAGTTCTGACTATTGACCCCTGTCTTTTGAACCTTGAACACATTTACTTCCTGAAAAGATTATATTTTATGATGGTAAACACGGCCTTTGCTCCATCCCTCCATGTAATCTTCTTTCCTTCCTCATAGCTTCTGCCGTAATAAGAAATAGGTACTTCATATATCCTGCAGCCCTTCCTTGCCATTTTTGCTGTAATTTCAGGCTCAAAACCAAACCTGTCAGATTCTATCCGTATCCCTTCCAGCATCTCTTTTTTAAATACCTTATAGCATGTTTCCATATCCGTGAGGTTTAGATCGGTAAGCATATTAGACAACAAAGTGATCAGCTTATTGCCCACATAGTGCCAGAAATAAAAGACCCTGTGCGTTCCTCCTAAAAATCTCGATCCATAAACAACATCAGCTTTTCCTTCAATAATAGGTTCAAATAGTGTTGGATAGTCCTTCGGGTCATACTCCAAATCCGCATCCTGTATAACTATAATATCTCCTTTGGCAGCTTTTATACCACTTCGGATAGCTGCGCCTTTTCCCATGTTTTTTTCATGAAATATGACCTTTGCATCGGTTAAAAATCCTCCCTTACCCTCATCCAATATGGGGTTGGCAGAGGTGGTGAAATGTGAACTGTGAACCGTGAACCGTGAACTTAAGTATTCCCTTGTCCCGTCTTTTGAGCCATCGTCTACTATAATAATTTCTTTATTATAGGGCGTATCTTCCACTTTTTTTAGCACATGGGAAATTGTATTGATTTCATTATATGCAGGAATTATCACTGATATAAGCATTTATAAAATATTATACATAAAATTATACAAATAACGAGAGCATTATCAAATATTTCTTGCATAATACTCAAATATTCTGTAAAAGTAAATCAAATGGACATTCCATATCTGGAATACTTTAGTCTCAATGAAAAACCCTTTGGGCTGACGCCTGACCCACTTTTTTATTATGAATCCACAACGCACAGGGAAGCCATTGACCACCTTAAGTTTTTTCTATCCCAAAAGGAAGGGTTTGCTTGCATTTACGGCGATGTGGGTACCGGAAAAACCGTATTGTCCCGTACTTTTTTAGGTTCACTTGATAAATCACTATACAACACTGCTCTTATATTAAATCCGATAATGGATGAAAAAGAGTTTTTGCTTGAAACCTTAAAAGAGCTCAATATTTCTCACGACAACCCATCAAAAAAAGAAATGTTTGACAAATTTCAGTTGTTTCTTCTTGAGGAATTTAAAAAAGGAAAAGAAACCATAATAATAATTGATGAGGCGCAGCTTCTTTCAGATGATATGCTTGAATTTATCAGGGTTCTGTCAAATCTGGAAACAGAAAAGGAAAAGATACTTCACACAATCCTTTTCGGCCAACAAGAACTGATAGAAAAGTTAAAAGAACCGCGAATGAGGTATTTATCCCAAAGAATAACCGTTATATACCGGCTGAAGCCTCTTTCCTTGAGAGAGGTTAACCTTTACATAACCCATAGGCTGCTCAAAGCAGGTTCAAAGGGATTTCTGCAGTTTAAAGACGATGCAATCAAGCTTATTTATTCTGCATCAAAGGGATATCCAAGGATCGTTAATGTTATCTGCGACAGATGCCTGATTCTTCTCTATTCAAAATCCGAAAGGACAGTCGATGAAGATATTGTAAATATGGTGCTTCAAGAGGAGAGTATTTCTACATTGGCGGAAATGATTAAAATTAAAAAAAGGCTTCCTGCGCTTCCCTACCTTATAGCAGCATTAATCGCAGTTATTCTCCTCCTATCATCTTTATTTAATTTGATTCCAATAGAAAAAATTATCCATAATATATTAACATCTAATACATATAAGGGGGGCTTCAAATGAAAAAAATACTTATTGCAGACAAAGATGAAAGTTTAAAGGATGCTTTTCGCGTTGTGTTCCCCAGCGATGAATACGAAATATTATTCACTTCAAACGGCAGAGAAGTTGAAAAGATCGTAGAAGAATATCGGCCCGAAATATATATTCTTAACACCAGCCTGGATAGAAGAAACGGTACAGATGTTTATGAAGACCTGAAAGAAAAAAATATGCTCCAGAATGTACGGTTTTTTTTCATGAAAGACGAAGGCATAGAATCAGATTTATCCGGTTATCAGATTGAGGGTGTCATTGAAAAACCTATTAATTTCTTTAGAGTCCATCAAATGATAGATAAAGAAGACGTTCTTCCTGAATTAAAAATTACAAAGAAAATAGAAGATAATGAAATCCAGAGAACTCAATCATACAGCGCTTTACCGAAAGAAAGAATGACCGTACTCGAAAATGAGTTGAAAAAAATTATTTATGATTCAATAGAAAGCATAAAGATGAGCATTGTAGATAAAATAACGCCAATAATCAGTCAATATATAGAAGAATACACAAAAAAGATTTTAAACGATGCAGCAGAAAAAGTTATACGGAATGAAATGGATAAGCTTTTGAGCTTAATAAGGGAATCAAGAAAATAACCATAGATTCCTACGAACAAAACAATACTCCGCTTATGGTATGAGTGGGCGACCCCCTTACGGGGCATGCGTGAGCCCCGGTAATTGTCTATACGTACCACATTTCCATTTCAAAGTCCTCGGAAGGCACCTTGATTGTAATATATCCTCTTACAGGAATTCTATCTACCGGCATCTCCTTTATCTTCACGGAAGACCATATATTGATCTTGTCGCCGGTGCTAACACCAAGGGACTTAAAAGCAACCTCAATTTCAAGAATGTCAGAGAAGGCTGCTTTTAAAGGCAAAGGACTTTCAATTAATCCCCCCTTCACATGGTAAACAGATTCAAAAGTTCCCTTTCCTTCAATATTTATCTCAAAAGAAAGATCATTAATATTCTGGATAAAAGATTTATCTACGTCTACTCTCATATACAATGAACGTTCATCAAATCCAAAATAGAACCCTTTCATAAGTAAAACAGAATCATGCATTGCAGCCCCGTGCCCCTTCCCTTCTATAAAACCGGAGCCCATCCATTCAAAATAGTTCGATACCCCTCCATCTATTTTTGGGTGTATAAAATTCACAGGTTCTCTTGTCGGTTTTACTTCCCTATCTTTAAGTATTACAGGAATGTTTAATTTTTCGGGAGGCTCTTCACCTAAAAATCTATAAACATTTGAGAGATTCTCACGAAAGAGAAAATCGAATACTTCGTCGCTCTCCGATGAATGCTCGTCGCCGTACCACCAGTTCCAGTCACTGCCCTCAGCAATATACACGGATTCCCAGGCGTTTTGATTCAGCCCATCAGGGTCTTTTGCTTCCAAAAAATCTCTCGTCTCGGAAAGCAAAGTCCAGCTTGTATTGTCCTCTACATGACCAATCCATATGGAAAAATTATTGCTGATCCATGAGCCTGCAAAACAGTGTGACAGCGTACCGATATCTTTTGTATCTTTAAGTATCTCAGAAACGGTCTGGCAAACAATATCTTTCTCCTTCAATATACCCTCATAAAGATATTTAAAAAAATCTCTTCCATCGTTCCTGTAGCTCTCCCATGCATTTTCTCCATCCATAACGATTGCAACCAGAGGTTTCTGGATTTTGTCTTTTACGGATTCCCCTATCTTTTTTACCCTTCTTATTAAATCCATTGCCGCATCTTTAGGGTCTGATTTGGAATAATGGAAAGAAATAAGATCGGATAAATATTTATCCCTGAAAACAATGTTGATTTTTTTGCCTGACTTTTCAAGGCAATACGGCCTGTATAACACTTCAGGATTTATAAGAAAACCTTCGTTGTCTCTTTTACCTTCCTGATTCAGACTTTTATAAAGAATTTCCTCATCTGTTGCGACCCATTCAATACCATGCTCCATGTATAATTGAAGGGCATTATCACTCACAGAGCCTTCCGGAGGCCACATACCTTTCGAATTAAATTGAAATGTCTGATAAAAAAATTCTTTCGCTTTGCTTATTTGGGCTGATGCATCTTTCGGGCTGGCAAAGAGTTTCTCGGGCAAACTGCAATCAGGCATTGCATCCCTTGCAATCCTGTTGTCAATTAAAAGCGGGATTATGGGGTGATAAAAAGGTGATGTAGAAAGCTCTATTGTGCCATTTAATGAAAGTTCTTTGCAAAGTGGGATAATGCCCTTTAAAATATCTTTCTGAACATTTTCTAATATACGCTTATCGTCTTCGCCGTATCCCTTGCCTTTAGATTTCAAATATTTCAAATCGTCATAATGCTCATAAAACAACGGATCAATCCAGGAAAGAAAAAATAAAACCTGTATATCCTGGAAGTCTTCATCATTAAAATAACCTAAAATATCTTTAATATGCTCTTTAGGATAATAAAACCCTCTCTTCCGTAAAAGTTCATAATATCTCGGGAAAGGTCTTATCATATTGTCCCAGTTTGCATTAAAAAAATTCACCAATAAAAATATTTTTTCATTTTCGGACAGATCTTTAGGCGTCTTTTTGAATATATCCAGATATGTATCTTTTACATTTAAATCTTCGTAATCAATAAGCTGCAGCAACAGCGAAGGGACAAAATTAAAATTCTGCCTTATACCGTCAAATTCTTTTAACAAAAAGGGCATATCATAGTAATCTTTCGTGCCGTGAAGCAGCACCCAGGGGAGCATGTATTCACCGGTGTAAAGGTTTTTATAGTACGGTTGGTGCATATGCCAGATGAATGAAAGGTAAATATTATCCATAATATATTATTCGCATAAAGTTATTATTTCTTTAACACACTAATCTTTTTAATCCCAAGTATCATAAATATCATCTAACTTCAAGAAGTCTGAACATTATTTCATTATTACTAATTTCCATAATACCCACTGTGCCAGGAGGATTTACAGGTTTTCTAAAAGAACCGGGGTTAAACATAACTATATTGCCCTTTTTTGCATGAAGCGGCATATGGGAATGGCCGAAAATGATGGCGTCAACCTCGTGAAATTCATTGGAAACAAGCGTTTCTACAAAATACGGCGGGCCCTTGCCATGCATAATCCCTATTTTCTTACCATTGATTTCTTCTATCCTTTTATACGGAAGTATGGCTTGCAATTCACGGCAATCCATATTCCCCCTGACAGCCTTCAGATCCCAATTACAGAGGTATTCATAAACCCCTATCCCTATCATGTCGCCTGCATGAATTATTATGTCTATATCTGAAAATATTGTTTTTATTGCCGATTTAAAGCTGTCCGTGGCTGTATCAAGGTGCGTATCAGAAAGAATCCCTATCTTTGTCATGCCTTATATACTCTATATAAAACAATCTTTCATGTCAATGGGCTATCATTATAAAACCTCATGAACTAATATGCAGAACTCCGGCCAACGTCCATAAATCAACAACAATACAAAGTATGCACATTATATAAACACCAGAATTCTATACTATTGACAAAATGCTTAGGAACAGGCAGTGTAATAAGCATATCAAGGAGATTCGCATGGAAGGAAGGGAAGATGCTGCCTGTAAAGACAATTATTCAATTAAACCGCTGGAGCTTACAGAGATTAAAGCGGCCGGCGGCATCGAGATCACAGGAAATATATTCCTTCTGTCCCCTCAAGGATGCTGTGCGCAAACCGTACTGCCATTCTGGGCAAGAGTAATAGGTACTGTAAAAAACCAAGCTCAGCAAGAAATTATGATAAATATTACTGTAACGCTGTTCAACAATGAAAACGAAACGCTTGAAAAACACTCGGATATAATTATAGTTGACGCCGGACAAAAGGCTGAGTTTGATGTAAAGCTTCCGGTATATAATAAACATATGCAAAAATACTCCATAGAAGTTGAAGAAATAGACGAATTTATTTAGTTCATACAGTGAGCGAGAAGGGATGGTTTCGGCAACTTATGCTGCTGGAGGAGGCGACCGGGTACCTGTCCACGGGTGTCCCGATAATTGTTTTCTATAAACGAAAAGCCGGTATTCCCTGTTACTTACTGGAAGGACATAAGGCATTACATAGTCCAATTCAAATCCCTGATATATTATCTGGTCTTCGCCCTTACCCTTTAGGACAAAAGCACAACCTCCAGTCCGAATATGCCTTCCCCCTTTTTCTAATATCGCTTCTATACTCCCGAATCCTTTTACAATAAGCGCATCTGCCTCTATAGGATCCAGTGTTTCTATCCTGCCGTGTAATGCTACAAAATTTTTCAGGTGCATGGTTCTTTTTATATGTCTTTGGAATTGAATCTTTTTCAGACTTTTATCCACTGAAATGATTTTAAAATTTTCATTCAATATCGCAATAGGAATTGCAAGAATCCCGCTGCCGGAACCTAAATCCAGAACGGATTTCTTTTCATGCATATATCCATATAGAAAAAATGCATCATATAATAGCTCGCTAACAATACGATTTAATTCCTTCAGGCCGGTAAGGTTCATATGCTTATTCCATTTCTTAAGTTCAAGTGCATAAAAGCATAGGTCGTTTACTATCTTTTCATTGTACGGAATATGAAAAAAATTTAGCCCTTTCTGTATTATTTTGTCTAATTCCATCATACTTAAGGATAGCATAAAAAAATTTCTTCTGTTATAATTAAGCATGCATAAATTGATAATCCTCTTGATAGCATGTCTTTTAATGTTTTCATGCGCTTCTAAAACACCTAAAAAATCTGAAAACCCTGGTGATATTTACGTAGAGGGCGTCAATTATTTGAAAATGAAAAAATATGATAAAGCTATAGAAGATTTCTCTTACATAAGGGAAAACTTTCCCTTTGACCCAATTTCTTTCATAGCATCGGTTAAGCTTGGCGATGTATACTTCGCAAAAAAAGAGTACTTTCTCGCATCAGGCGTATATGAAGATTTCTTTAGTACCCACCCTGAAGATGAAAATATCCCTTACGTGCTTACAAGGCTTTGCGAGTGTTATGAAAAGCTGTCCCTTTCTTTTGACAGGGACCAGGCATATACCTTAAAGGCAATTGAAAAGTATATTTATTTAAAAAACCGTTTTTCTGCAAGCAGCTATGCAAAAGATATTGATTTAAAATTAAAGGTATTAAGCCAGAAGCTTGCCGACCGTGAGTTATATATCGGCGAGTTCTATTACAGAACAGACCAGTATAATGCATCCATATTGAGACTTGAATATTTCCTGAAAAAATTTTCTTACGCTAAAGGCGTAGATAAGGCACTATTTTATTTGAGCATGGCATATAGAGCAATTGGAAATTTCCAAAAAAGCGATTTTTACTCGGATATCCTTAAAAAAGAATACCCGAAAAGTTTATTCGCAAAAACAACTATAAGAGAAAGAAGAAGTCTTCAATTAGCAAAAACCGACAAAACATTGTTGTCTCTTGAAGGAAAAAATAAAAAGGAAATTGAATTAGGACCTCAACCAATAAAGACAAAAACAGAGGAACAAGAAAGCAAGCTCGCCTTTTTTGATGAAACTAAGCCGATCGATATAGTTTCCGACACCATGGAA is a window encoding:
- a CDS encoding glycosyltransferase family 2 protein, which produces MLISVIIPAYNEINTISHVLKKVEDTPYNKEIIIVDDGSKDGTREYLSSRFTVHSSHFTTSANPILDEGKGGFLTDAKVIFHEKNMGKGAAIRSGIKAAKGDIIVIQDADLEYDPKDYPTLFEPIIEGKADVVYGSRFLGGTHRVFYFWHYVGNKLITLLSNMLTDLNLTDMETCYKVFKKEMLEGIRIESDRFGFEPEITAKMARKGCRIYEVPISYYGRSYEEGKKITWRDGAKAVFTIIKYNLFRK
- a CDS encoding flavodoxin family protein, whose product is MKIVAINGSHRGKNGYTQFLIDKLFEGAVNAGAQCESIVLAEQRINHCLGCRVCHTQKSYLKCVYDEKDDVGKLFDIMRTADILVYATPIYIFNMTGLMKVFLDRVTSTGDSSILALSDSGLFFHHIERKLISKPFVLLTCQDNFESETSKNVISYFKTFSKFLDAPLVGILVRKSGLLVGHGKDKEKETKYPKIRFVYEAFIKAGEELVKYGKCSNKTQKIVNQNIIDMPKPVEFILKFSFIRKNKMIMEKIFQKAAMHMSDH
- a CDS encoding prepilin-type N-terminal cleavage/methylation domain-containing protein; protein product: MNIRYLPLSRKDHFKGYISVLKQCHGFTLMEMIITIVILSVIALFTFSFFINLTKVYTSMESQRTIHQEAAYIAERISREIRDAKSVTVAGSIIAFQRSHAIATDSSSNIYVRFRLSGTDIYRDSGTSSASYTVNKIIGRNITNFTVTPTGVLPQNAAVQVAVSVSQGGLTQNYVTNICPKNYTTTGNCVFTGRDFGGCYEDRIY
- a CDS encoding FAD-dependent oxidoreductase, producing MEKYPHIFSLGRIGPLIIKNRIKYAATETNFNYGDGYVSDREVAYMEAQAKGGAGIVTTQGAYPDSKGEGKGFKGMMSIDDDRFIPGLARIAEVIKDNGALSCIQILHCGREGGVDLDYCLMPSIVPQKLSYFKAPREITAKEIKESVNDHIKAARRAVKAGYDIIELSGIVGYLISTFISRYTNKRQDEYCGDIRARCRLMMEIIQGVKAEVGSAVPVGIRLCGLELLDDRGGNAVEESIESFRLAAEAGADYLSVTIGWHESSQSVITRDVPMGHWLYVAETIKKVVNVPVMMAFRQFLPEIPERAIAEGKIDFWEACRPMIADPEITRKAEEGREDEIIPCIACNVCFSRLYFHQPIMCSVRPSLGHENEDKWGYYGFASVEKRKNIIIIGGGPAGLQCAAVAAKRGHKVTLYEKGDYLGGSIILASKVDEGAIELMRPVRYLEGECRRNGVDIRLGVEFTSRMFDESDADTVIIAAGADINIPAALFSIKTLTPNDIMEKGIMPGRRVAIIGGEGAGLGTAIYLLKNGEYNITIVESSGKLGRDVNPFYLWQYIQLLKKKKANIMLNSKVTAVNENELSITVKGEVKTIGFDSIVIAQRNIASGWSNILDKGKKEVYFIGDAKKPRRLLNAIHDGYRLGMEI
- a CDS encoding prepilin-type N-terminal cleavage/methylation domain-containing protein, which gives rise to MFKVQKTGVNSQNSDVGGKGSALRHNSLLYVIRRPFPVMFLLFNSKFKIQNSKSCSQGFTLLETIIVIIIIGILAISIGYRFFSTSETSTVAGVDQAAADIQYVQTLAMGTMSPKSILFTNGSGAYNMAGEPRTFPGNAVAGTTITFTFNSLGEPTAGGDQTIAIGPKQIKVWAITGKVEELP
- a CDS encoding AAA family ATPase, with the translated sequence MDIPYLEYFSLNEKPFGLTPDPLFYYESTTHREAIDHLKFFLSQKEGFACIYGDVGTGKTVLSRTFLGSLDKSLYNTALILNPIMDEKEFLLETLKELNISHDNPSKKEMFDKFQLFLLEEFKKGKETIIIIDEAQLLSDDMLEFIRVLSNLETEKEKILHTILFGQQELIEKLKEPRMRYLSQRITVIYRLKPLSLREVNLYITHRLLKAGSKGFLQFKDDAIKLIYSASKGYPRIVNVICDRCLILLYSKSERTVDEDIVNMVLQEESISTLAEMIKIKKRLPALPYLIAALIAVILLLSSLFNLIPIEKIIHNILTSNTYKGGFK